Proteins encoded together in one Nostoc sp. PCC 7524 window:
- the dnaJ gene encoding molecular chaperone DnaJ — protein sequence MARDYYEILGVSRDADKEEIKQAYRRLARKYHPDVNKEPGAEERFKEINRAYEILSEPETRERYNRFGEAGVSGGAGVGFQDMSDMGGFADIFESIFSGFAGGMGGPTQRRRSGPARGDDLRLDLKLDFREAVFGGEKEIRISHLETCEACSGSGAKPGTRPRTCSTCSGSGQVRRVTRTPFGSFTQVSTCPTCNGTGMVIEDKCDACDGKGTNQVTKKLKITIPAGVDNGTRLRISQEGDAGQRGGPPGDLYVYLFVNEDEEFQRDGINILSEIKVSYLQAILGCRLEVDTVDGLVELIIPAGTQPNTVMKLENRGVPRLGNPVSRGDHLLTVLIDIPTKVTPDERELLEKLAKIKGDRTGKGGLEGFLGNLFK from the coding sequence ATGGCCCGCGACTATTATGAAATTCTGGGCGTCTCTCGTGACGCAGACAAAGAAGAAATCAAACAAGCATACCGCCGTTTAGCCCGGAAGTATCACCCAGATGTGAACAAAGAACCGGGAGCGGAAGAACGCTTTAAGGAAATTAACCGTGCTTATGAAATCCTTTCTGAGCCGGAAACTAGAGAGCGTTATAACCGTTTTGGTGAAGCTGGTGTCTCTGGTGGTGCTGGTGTTGGCTTCCAAGATATGAGCGATATGGGCGGTTTTGCCGATATCTTTGAAAGTATTTTTAGTGGGTTTGCTGGTGGTATGGGCGGCCCAACGCAAAGACGGCGTAGCGGGCCGGCGCGAGGTGATGATTTACGGCTAGACCTGAAGTTAGACTTTCGAGAAGCTGTATTTGGTGGTGAAAAAGAAATTCGGATTTCCCATCTAGAAACCTGTGAAGCTTGTAGTGGTTCGGGAGCAAAACCAGGGACTCGTCCCCGCACTTGTTCGACTTGTAGCGGTTCTGGTCAGGTGCGTCGGGTTACTAGAACGCCTTTTGGTAGTTTCACTCAGGTATCAACTTGTCCTACCTGTAATGGTACGGGCATGGTGATTGAAGATAAGTGTGATGCTTGTGATGGTAAGGGTACAAATCAAGTTACCAAGAAACTGAAAATTACCATTCCCGCAGGTGTGGACAATGGTACGCGCTTACGTATATCCCAGGAAGGCGATGCTGGTCAACGTGGTGGACCCCCTGGAGATTTGTATGTCTATTTGTTTGTCAATGAGGATGAAGAATTCCAGCGAGATGGTATTAACATTCTCTCGGAAATCAAAGTTAGCTACTTGCAAGCGATTTTAGGTTGTCGTTTGGAGGTAGACACGGTAGATGGTTTAGTGGAATTAATTATTCCTGCCGGGACTCAGCCCAATACAGTGATGAAGTTGGAAAATCGTGGCGTACCGCGCTTAGGCAACCCCGTCAGTCGGGGCGATCATCTATTAACAGTATTAATTGATATTCCAACTAAGGTGACACCAGATGAGAGAGAATTGTTGGAGAAGCTAGCTAAAATTAAAGGAGACCGTACTGGTAAAGGTGGTCTAGAAGGATTCTTGGGAAATCTGTTTAAATAA
- the dnaK gene encoding molecular chaperone DnaK: protein MGKVIGIDLGTTNSCVAVLEGGQPIVIASSEGGRTTPSIVGFGKSGDRLVGQLAKRQGVTNAENTIYSIKRFIGRRWEDTATERDRVPYSCVKGRDDTVDVQIRGRNFTPQEISAMILQKLKQDAENFLGEAVTQAVITVPAYFTDAQRQATKDAGTIAGLEVLRIINEPTAAALAFGLDKQDQEQLILVFDLGGGTFDVSILQLGDGVFEVKATSGNNQLGGDDFDGCIVNWMIERFQQQEKIDLAQDKMALQRLREAAEKAKIELSSMASTSINLPFITSDETGPKHLEMELSRSKFEELVGHLIEATIEPMIQALKDADLKPQDINRMILVGGSTRIPAVQNALMKFFNGKTPDRSVNPDEAVALGAAIQAGVLGGEVDNLLLLDVTPLSLGIETLGEVFTKIIERNTTIPTSKSQVFSTAVDGQTSVEIHVLQGERAMARDNKSLGKFLLAGIPPAPRGVPQIEVSFEIDVNGILKVAAQDKGTGREQSIRITNTGGLSNNEVERMRQEAEVFADEDRRRKELVELKNQADNLLFSYESTLKDNGELIGEQMKVLANEKVALLQSIMTNPAISLKEFQQCLEDFQQTLFAIGANVYQRASDQNGDDIDLGVDSSLATGLESPISGTLIPQFNFDFDEESTAQADYEAID from the coding sequence GCGATCGCTTAGTCGGTCAATTAGCAAAACGCCAAGGTGTCACGAATGCGGAAAACACGATTTATAGTATTAAACGATTCATCGGGCGGCGTTGGGAGGATACAGCTACAGAGCGCGATCGTGTACCTTATAGCTGTGTAAAAGGTCGAGACGATACCGTTGATGTGCAAATTCGTGGACGCAACTTCACACCGCAAGAAATATCCGCCATGATCCTGCAAAAGCTCAAACAGGATGCGGAAAACTTTTTAGGTGAAGCTGTCACGCAAGCAGTAATTACCGTACCAGCATATTTCACTGATGCCCAACGACAAGCTACTAAAGATGCTGGCACCATTGCTGGGTTAGAAGTTTTACGAATTATTAATGAACCTACAGCTGCTGCTTTAGCCTTTGGCTTAGATAAGCAAGACCAAGAGCAGCTGATTTTGGTTTTTGACTTAGGCGGCGGCACCTTTGATGTCTCTATCTTGCAATTAGGAGATGGAGTTTTTGAAGTCAAAGCTACTAGCGGCAACAACCAACTCGGCGGCGACGATTTTGATGGTTGTATCGTCAATTGGATGATTGAACGCTTCCAACAGCAAGAAAAAATCGACCTTGCCCAAGATAAAATGGCACTGCAACGCCTGCGAGAAGCAGCAGAAAAAGCCAAAATCGAACTCTCCAGTATGGCAAGTACCTCGATTAACTTGCCTTTTATTACATCTGATGAAACTGGGCCGAAACATCTAGAGATGGAACTGAGCCGTTCTAAATTTGAAGAATTGGTAGGGCATTTAATCGAAGCCACTATCGAACCGATGATTCAAGCCCTCAAAGATGCAGACCTGAAACCACAAGACATCAACCGCATGATTTTAGTAGGTGGTTCTACCCGCATTCCTGCCGTGCAGAACGCCTTGATGAAGTTTTTTAACGGCAAAACCCCTGACCGTTCCGTTAACCCTGATGAAGCTGTGGCTTTAGGTGCAGCGATTCAAGCTGGAGTTCTGGGTGGCGAAGTAGATAATCTGCTGCTGTTGGATGTTACACCCCTATCCTTGGGAATTGAAACCTTGGGAGAAGTATTCACCAAAATTATTGAACGCAACACGACAATTCCTACTAGTAAATCTCAAGTATTTTCTACTGCCGTTGATGGGCAAACTTCAGTAGAAATTCACGTTCTTCAAGGTGAACGAGCAATGGCGCGAGATAATAAGAGTCTCGGCAAGTTTCTGTTAGCAGGAATCCCCCCAGCCCCCCGTGGTGTACCGCAAATTGAAGTATCTTTTGAAATTGATGTTAATGGTATTCTCAAAGTTGCTGCCCAAGATAAAGGCACAGGTAGAGAACAGAGTATTAGGATTACTAATACTGGTGGTTTGAGTAACAATGAAGTAGAACGGATGCGTCAAGAAGCCGAAGTGTTTGCGGATGAAGATAGAAGGCGCAAAGAATTAGTTGAACTGAAAAACCAAGCAGATAATCTATTATTCAGTTACGAATCCACCTTAAAAGACAATGGCGAATTAATCGGTGAGCAGATGAAAGTTTTAGCCAACGAAAAAGTCGCTCTCCTCCAAAGTATTATGACTAATCCCGCCATTTCCCTGAAAGAATTTCAACAATGCTTAGAAGATTTCCAACAAACTCTATTTGCTATTGGTGCAAATGTTTATCAACGAGCTTCTGACCAAAATGGTGATGACATTGACTTGGGTGTAGATAGTTCTTTGGCAACAGGATTAGAATCTCCCATAAGTGGCACCTTAATTCCGCAATTTAATTTTGATTTTGATGAAGAAAGTACAGCACAAGCTGATTATGAAGCGATAGATTAG
- a CDS encoding sulfurtransferase TusA family protein — MTLSSLLTPDAQLDLRGTPCPINFVRTKLRLEQMPPGALLEVWLDPGEPIEQVPDSLTMAGYQVEEITDCSGYFSLLIRRPVAAS, encoded by the coding sequence ATGACGCTCTCTTCTCTATTAACACCGGATGCTCAACTGGACTTGCGGGGTACTCCTTGCCCGATTAATTTTGTGCGGACAAAACTCCGTCTGGAGCAAATGCCCCCAGGAGCATTGCTAGAAGTATGGTTAGACCCCGGAGAGCCAATTGAGCAAGTTCCTGATAGCTTGACAATGGCAGGTTATCAGGTAGAAGAAATTACCGACTGCTCTGGCTATTTCTCTTTGTTAATTCGCCGTCCTGTGGCTGCCTCATGA
- a CDS encoding protein kinase domain-containing protein — protein MTINLLNDRYQVIRTLGAGGFGETYLAEDTYMPSKRLCVVKQLRPIQNNPQIYQLVQERFQREAAILEELGGSTDQIPTLYAYFCADEQFYLVQEWIEGDTLTKKVQQQGLLSADVVQELLVNLLPILEYVHSKQIIHRDIKPDNIILRYGDGKPVLIDFGAVRESMGTVVNSQGNTTSSIVIGTPGYMPSEQAAGRAVYSSDLYSLGLTAIYLLTGMQPQQLDIDSQTGEIIWRNYVNNISPFIASVIDQAIAYHPRDRYPTARAMLDALQSTIYSIPPTQAVVPPTQAIQKPQLQPVVTTPTPTKVPVNTQLQTSGSKNAMIIGGLIAAGLIGGSVIISQVLTKSPQPIANQKTASSIATSNINSPMVETPAVTTPPVVTTTSSVSKVAQPQPLPPRPLDHRENRPPRIRKPLYPPPDLPTSTNNYFWLSERAVTDADLQGKTGFELDIMRNTIFALHGRRFENPGIQDYFNNQPWYQPQYSAKDFPIKLLSNLEMRNAAYIARYQDIYKLRHFKK, from the coding sequence ATGACAATAAATCTTTTAAACGATCGCTATCAAGTTATCCGTACATTGGGGGCAGGTGGTTTTGGCGAAACCTATCTAGCAGAAGATACCTATATGCCCTCAAAGCGGCTGTGTGTGGTTAAACAGCTTAGACCAATCCAAAATAATCCGCAAATTTACCAGCTAGTACAAGAAAGATTTCAACGAGAAGCAGCAATATTGGAAGAATTGGGTGGTTCTACAGACCAAATTCCCACATTGTATGCTTATTTTTGTGCTGATGAGCAATTCTATTTAGTACAGGAGTGGATTGAAGGCGACACACTGACAAAAAAAGTGCAGCAGCAAGGCTTATTGAGTGCTGATGTTGTGCAAGAACTTTTGGTTAACTTGTTACCCATTTTAGAGTACGTCCACTCCAAGCAAATTATTCACCGTGATATCAAACCCGACAATATCATTTTGCGTTATGGCGATGGCAAACCTGTATTGATTGATTTTGGTGCAGTGCGGGAATCAATGGGAACAGTAGTTAACTCTCAAGGCAATACTACCAGTTCAATTGTAATTGGCACACCTGGGTATATGCCGAGTGAACAAGCCGCAGGTAGAGCTGTTTATTCTAGTGATTTGTATAGTTTAGGTTTGACAGCAATTTATTTGCTGACGGGGATGCAGCCACAACAATTAGACATAGACTCGCAAACGGGGGAAATTATCTGGCGTAATTATGTGAACAATATCAGCCCCTTCATCGCCAGTGTAATTGATCAAGCGATCGCCTACCATCCCCGCGATCGCTACCCCACTGCTAGAGCCATGCTTGATGCTTTGCAGAGTACAATCTACTCCATACCACCAACTCAAGCAGTAGTACCACCAACACAAGCAATACAAAAACCACAGTTGCAACCAGTCGTCACAACACCAACACCTACCAAAGTCCCCGTTAATACTCAGCTGCAAACTTCAGGTAGTAAGAACGCCATGATTATAGGTGGGTTGATTGCTGCTGGGTTAATTGGTGGTTCTGTAATTATTAGTCAGGTATTAACGAAATCTCCTCAACCCATAGCCAACCAAAAAACTGCATCTTCTATAGCAACTTCAAATATTAATTCTCCAATGGTTGAAACGCCTGCTGTGACAACACCACCAGTTGTAACAACTACATCTTCAGTTTCCAAAGTTGCTCAACCTCAGCCTTTACCCCCAAGACCATTAGATCATCGAGAAAATCGACCTCCAAGGATCAGAAAACCACTATACCCACCTCCAGATTTGCCTACATCTACTAACAATTACTTTTGGCTTTCTGAACGAGCTGTCACCGATGCAGATTTACAAGGTAAAACCGGGTTTGAATTAGATATTATGCGAAATACAATTTTCGCGCTTCACGGTCGCCGTTTTGAAAATCCTGGCATACAAGATTACTTTAATAATCAACCTTGGTATCAGCCTCAATATTCAGCCAAGGATTTTCCTATAAAATTGCTTTCAAATCTAGAAATGCGAAATGCAGCATATATTGCTAGATATCAAGACATTTACAAGTTAAGACATTTTAAAAAATAA
- a CDS encoding hybrid sensor histidine kinase/response regulator: protein MGNFINKSILIVDDIPTNIKILFEILNHYGFRVSVAKSGQSALEKIKESLPNLILLDVMMPGMDGFETCHRLKADPKTKDIPVIFMTALSDSVNKIKGLKLGAVDYITKPFETEEVLARINVHLELQQTQMKLVQEEKMSSLGQLVAGIAHEINNPVNFIYGNLIHAQNYITHLLELLSLYENHTNQVIPEIKAYSDEIDLDFIKQDLPRLLSSMAIGTERVEKIVRSLRLFSRLDNTTFQLFDIHEGIDSTLMILSHRLKATPKRPAINIVKNYEKSALVECYSGQINQVFMNLLANAIDAIEESILNHQIPDIPTISIHTTVLDDKKAVLIEIADNGIGISEEAQQKMFEQFFTTKPIGKGTGLGLAIAHEIIVEKHQGTLEVKSSPGEGAKFIITMPIQQTIITKNVMDNMG, encoded by the coding sequence ATGGGAAACTTCATAAATAAATCTATTTTAATTGTAGATGATATTCCAACTAATATCAAAATTTTATTTGAAATTCTCAATCATTATGGATTTCGAGTTTCTGTTGCTAAAAGTGGTCAAAGTGCTTTAGAGAAAATCAAAGAATCATTACCTAATTTGATCTTATTGGATGTCATGATGCCGGGTATGGACGGTTTTGAAACTTGCCATCGCCTGAAAGCAGATCCAAAGACAAAGGATATACCTGTAATTTTTATGACTGCTCTTTCTGATTCAGTTAATAAAATTAAAGGATTAAAACTGGGAGCAGTAGACTATATTACTAAACCTTTTGAAACTGAAGAAGTATTAGCCAGAATCAATGTACATTTAGAACTACAACAAACCCAAATGAAGTTAGTGCAAGAAGAAAAGATGTCTTCACTAGGGCAATTAGTTGCAGGTATCGCACATGAAATTAATAATCCTGTCAATTTCATTTATGGTAATTTAATTCATGCTCAAAACTATATAACCCATTTATTAGAATTATTATCCTTATATGAAAATCATACTAATCAGGTAATTCCAGAGATTAAAGCTTACTCTGATGAAATTGACCTAGATTTTATTAAACAAGATTTACCCCGACTGTTATCTTCAATGGCTATAGGGACAGAACGTGTAGAAAAAATTGTGCGATCGCTGCGTCTGTTCTCGCGGTTAGATAATACAACATTTCAATTATTTGACATTCATGAAGGCATTGATAGCACACTGATGATTTTGAGTCATCGCCTGAAAGCTACACCAAAACGTCCAGCTATAAATATAGTGAAAAATTATGAAAAATCAGCCTTAGTAGAGTGCTACTCAGGTCAAATTAACCAAGTGTTTATGAATCTTTTAGCTAATGCTATTGATGCTATAGAAGAATCAATATTAAATCATCAAATACCTGATATCCCAACAATTTCGATTCATACAACAGTTCTAGATGACAAAAAAGCAGTGTTAATTGAAATTGCTGACAATGGTATAGGTATATCTGAGGAAGCCCAGCAGAAGATGTTTGAGCAATTCTTCACAACTAAACCTATAGGTAAAGGTACAGGTTTAGGATTAGCGATCGCTCACGAAATTATTGTGGAAAAACATCAAGGTACTTTAGAGGTAAAGTCCTCTCCCGGAGAGGGTGCTAAATTTATAATTACCATGCCGATTCAGCAAACAATCATAACAAAAAATGTTATGGATAATATGGGCTAA
- a CDS encoding ATP-binding protein yields MTHCDVQLSQKLPLRFILIVPFVIQIFATVGLVGYLSFRNGQKAVNELAHQLINQVNLLVDQHLDSYLETPHQINQINLDAVEQGMLNLKDFQTTGRYFAQQMQVFNVGYISFANPQGEFIGVERLDNGKLLINEVSQKNGLGKLYVYQTDSQVNRQQFIAVKDYDPRVEAWYTDAVKVSKPVWSQIYQWEDKPEVLSISSSYPVSNSNNQFIGVMSVDLILTQISNFLENLKIGKTGEIFILEPSGLIVASSTHESPFKLINGKAQRLSALKSENYLIHGTTQYLTKKFGQLQNIKSPQQFVLTLRNERHFTQVNSWRDPLGLDWLVIVVVPESEFMAQIHANTRTTILLCVGALILATTLGIYTSRWIVHPILQLTQASSAIASGKLEQKVMISDVQELSILAQSFNQMARQLRESFYTLETTNQELENRVAQRTAEITAAKEAADAANHAKSEFLANMSHELRTPLNGILGYAQILQLDANTNSEQIEGLNIIYDCGSHLLTLINDILDIAKIEAKKLELYPIKLDFKNLLSGVCDTCRIKAQQKAISFTCHIDHQLPNIIHADEKRLRQVLINLLGNAVKFTETGTVTFIVEMIENNITMVNSNLHQELPLRKIRFQIADTGIGMTAEQLEKIFLPFEQVGNTSHKSEGTGLGLAISHQIIEMMGSKIKVESIYGQGSKFWFDLDIPVVNTEILSDLSIVKENMIGYSTQLYPDSEELIFPPATELIKLYQAAKAGYVVGIQEEINRIQQLDEKYHNFTTQVYKLLEDFEDELIVKMIQPYLNSDFSKI; encoded by the coding sequence ATGACGCATTGTGATGTTCAACTTTCTCAAAAGTTACCCTTACGCTTCATTTTAATTGTCCCTTTTGTCATTCAAATTTTCGCTACTGTGGGACTTGTGGGTTATCTGTCGTTTAGAAATGGGCAGAAGGCTGTTAATGAACTTGCTCATCAGCTAATCAATCAAGTGAATCTGCTTGTTGATCAGCACCTAGATAGCTATTTAGAAACCCCTCATCAGATTAATCAAATTAATTTAGATGCTGTCGAGCAAGGAATGCTGAATCTCAAAGATTTTCAAACCACAGGGCGTTATTTTGCCCAGCAAATGCAAGTATTTAATGTTGGCTATATTAGTTTTGCTAATCCTCAAGGTGAATTTATAGGAGTTGAACGTTTAGATAATGGCAAGCTATTAATTAATGAAGTTTCTCAAAAAAATGGTTTGGGTAAACTTTATGTTTATCAAACCGATAGCCAAGTTAATCGTCAACAATTCATAGCGGTTAAAGATTATGATCCTCGTGTAGAAGCATGGTATACAGATGCTGTTAAAGTTAGTAAACCTGTTTGGAGTCAGATTTATCAGTGGGAAGATAAACCAGAAGTTCTATCAATATCTTCCAGTTATCCTGTAAGTAATAGCAATAATCAGTTTATTGGTGTCATGAGTGTTGATTTGATTCTGACACAAATCAGTAATTTTTTAGAAAATTTAAAAATTGGTAAAACCGGAGAAATCTTTATCCTAGAACCTTCTGGACTAATTGTAGCTTCTTCAACTCATGAATCACCATTTAAGTTAATTAATGGTAAAGCACAACGACTATCAGCATTGAAAAGTGAAAATTATTTAATTCATGGCACAACACAATATTTAACAAAAAAATTCGGTCAACTCCAAAATATTAAATCTCCGCAACAATTCGTATTAACTCTAAGAAATGAACGCCATTTTACTCAGGTAAACTCTTGGCGTGATCCATTGGGATTAGATTGGCTGGTGATTGTTGTTGTCCCTGAAAGTGAGTTTATGGCACAAATTCATGCCAACACTCGCACGACAATTTTGTTATGTGTAGGGGCGCTGATTCTAGCTACAACACTAGGCATATACACTTCCCGTTGGATAGTTCATCCTATTTTACAGTTAACCCAAGCCAGTAGTGCGATCGCTTCTGGTAAACTTGAGCAAAAAGTGATGATTTCTGATGTTCAAGAATTGAGTATTCTAGCTCAATCTTTTAATCAGATGGCCAGACAACTGCGTGAATCTTTTTATACCTTAGAAACTACAAATCAGGAATTAGAAAACCGAGTTGCCCAAAGAACCGCAGAAATCACAGCTGCAAAAGAAGCTGCCGATGCCGCTAACCACGCCAAAAGTGAATTTTTGGCTAATATGAGTCATGAACTTCGCACCCCATTGAACGGCATTCTTGGCTATGCTCAAATTCTCCAACTAGATGCAAACACTAATTCTGAGCAAATAGAAGGACTAAATATAATTTACGATTGTGGCTCTCATCTTTTGACTTTAATTAATGATATTTTAGATATTGCTAAAATCGAAGCCAAAAAACTAGAACTATATCCTATAAAATTAGACTTTAAAAATTTATTGTCAGGTGTTTGTGATACTTGCCGTATTAAAGCACAGCAAAAAGCAATCAGCTTTACTTGCCATATCGATCATCAGTTACCAAATATTATTCATGCTGACGAGAAACGCCTACGGCAAGTCTTAATTAACCTTTTAGGTAATGCTGTTAAGTTTACAGAAACTGGTACAGTTACTTTCATTGTGGAGATGATTGAAAATAATATCACAATGGTCAATTCTAATTTGCATCAGGAGTTACCTCTCAGGAAAATTAGATTCCAAATTGCAGATACAGGCATCGGTATGACAGCCGAGCAATTAGAAAAAATATTTTTGCCATTTGAGCAGGTAGGAAATACTTCACATAAATCAGAAGGTACAGGTTTAGGACTGGCAATCAGTCACCAAATTATAGAAATGATGGGTAGTAAAATTAAGGTTGAAAGTATCTATGGTCAAGGTAGTAAGTTTTGGTTTGACCTAGATATACCAGTAGTCAACACTGAGATACTATCAGATTTATCTATAGTTAAAGAAAATATGATTGGATATTCTACACAACTTTATCCAGATTCTGAGGAATTAATATTTCCTCCAGCTACAGAATTAATTAAATTATATCAAGCTGCTAAAGCTGGTTATGTTGTAGGTATTCAAGAAGAAATCAACCGCATTCAACAATTAGATGAAAAATATCATAACTTCACTACTCAAGTTTATAAATTACTGGAAGATTTTGAAGATGAATTAATTGTGAAAATGATTCAACCTTATTTAAATAGTGATTTTTCTAAAATTTAG
- a CDS encoding GIY-YIG nuclease family protein, whose protein sequence is MTNLTSLEYIPYIDENGQLPEYLQGKIGVYAIFNQEKILQFVGYSRDVYLSLRQHLVRQVQQCYWVKVQTIERPSRTVLENIENAWITENGSIPLGNGENKEQWTQPINVKTLMTPEEQARYQNPAIDELAQIAILKNVARRIEAEIFQVLETRGLQTQMRFNPKLKEEGLLDLK, encoded by the coding sequence ATGACTAACCTTACTAGCTTAGAATATATTCCCTACATTGATGAAAACGGTCAATTACCAGAATATTTGCAGGGAAAAATCGGAGTATATGCTATTTTTAATCAAGAAAAAATACTGCAATTTGTTGGCTATTCTCGTGATGTTTATTTAAGCCTCAGACAGCATTTAGTTCGTCAAGTACAACAATGTTATTGGGTGAAAGTGCAAACTATTGAGCGTCCTAGCCGTACAGTTTTAGAAAATATAGAGAATGCTTGGATTACTGAAAATGGAAGTATTCCCTTGGGAAATGGGGAAAATAAGGAACAATGGACACAACCCATTAATGTTAAAACTCTCATGACACCTGAAGAACAGGCAAGGTATCAAAATCCAGCTATTGATGAGTTAGCACAAATAGCCATTCTGAAAAATGTAGCTCGGCGAATAGAAGCAGAAATTTTCCAAGTTTTAGAAACTCGTGGTTTGCAAACACAAATGCGCTTTAATCCTAAATTAAAAGAGGAAGGATTACTTGATTTGAAGTGA
- the rsgA gene encoding small ribosomal subunit biogenesis GTPase RsgA produces the protein MRFDATEQLVGTVLAVQANFYKVQLDQEEGEIGKMREMGEMREQNPPHLPHPPHPFLLCTRRTRLKKIGQQVMVGDRVVVEEPDWSGGRGAIAEVLSRQTQLDRPPIANANQIMLVFAVADPPLEPFQLSRFLIKAESTGLDVVLCLNKSDLVSPDEKQEISDRLLAWGYQPLFISVKNEINIDQVAKDLNHKITVVAGPSGVGKSSLINALIPDINLRVGEVSGKLARGRHTTRHVELFELPSGGLLADTPGFNQPDVDCSPEELVYYFPEARERLAVASCRFNDCLHRDEPDCVVRGEWERYEHYVDFLDEAIARQTQLNQQADPESTLKRKTKGKGQNQYEPKLESKKYRRTSRRTQVQALQDLYQEDD, from the coding sequence ATGAGATTTGATGCTACTGAACAGTTAGTAGGTACGGTGTTAGCCGTGCAGGCGAATTTTTACAAGGTACAGCTAGATCAAGAGGAGGGGGAGATAGGGAAGATGAGGGAGATGGGGGAGATGAGGGAGCAAAATCCTCCTCATCTTCCTCATCCTCCTCATCCTTTCCTCCTGTGTACTCGCAGAACGCGCTTGAAAAAAATTGGGCAGCAGGTGATGGTTGGCGATCGCGTGGTCGTAGAAGAGCCAGATTGGTCTGGAGGACGGGGGGCGATCGCAGAGGTTTTATCTCGTCAAACCCAGCTAGACCGACCGCCAATCGCCAATGCTAACCAAATTATGTTAGTTTTTGCGGTGGCTGATCCGCCCCTAGAACCTTTCCAACTCAGTCGATTTCTGATTAAGGCTGAGTCTACTGGTCTAGATGTGGTTTTGTGTTTGAATAAGAGTGATTTAGTTTCCCCAGATGAAAAGCAAGAAATTAGCGATCGCCTATTAGCTTGGGGCTATCAACCGCTATTTATTAGCGTTAAAAATGAAATCAATATTGACCAAGTAGCTAAGGATCTCAACCATAAAATTACTGTTGTTGCCGGTCCTTCTGGCGTAGGGAAATCTAGCTTAATTAATGCGCTAATTCCCGACATTAACCTGCGCGTGGGAGAAGTTTCCGGAAAATTAGCCCGTGGTCGTCATACTACCCGCCATGTAGAATTATTTGAGTTACCCAGTGGTGGTTTACTGGCGGATACTCCGGGTTTTAATCAACCTGATGTAGATTGTAGTCCAGAAGAGTTAGTGTATTATTTCCCAGAAGCTAGAGAACGCCTTGCTGTTGCTAGCTGTCGGTTTAATGATTGTCTGCATCGAGATGAACCCGATTGTGTTGTGCGGGGTGAGTGGGAACGCTATGAACATTATGTAGATTTTTTGGATGAAGCGATCGCTCGGCAAACTCAACTTAACCAACAGGCTGATCCAGAATCTACCTTAAAGCGCAAAACCAAAGGCAAAGGTCAAAACCAATACGAACCAAAACTGGAAAGCAAAAAATATCGTCGGACTTCTCGACGTACCCAAGTGCAAGCTTTACAAGATTTGTACCAAGAAGACGATTGA